In Selenomonas dianae, a genomic segment contains:
- the narJ gene encoding nitrate reductase molybdenum cofactor assembly chaperone has translation METNRIQTPLLLTSYLFEYPSADWWEGVPTHAAAVADVERPQSREVFEEFFGYIGETERQEFEDAYVRAFDFSQNTNLYLTTHNRTDFGKQAEELLRYKQLFLDAGYDLERELPDYLPALLELAAAVPERESLHILTEVRPKLELLRDRLIEAKLPYAFLLDVVLTEASALEGRTA, from the coding sequence ATGGAGACGAATCGCATACAGACCCCGCTCCTCCTCACGTCCTATCTGTTCGAGTACCCCTCGGCGGATTGGTGGGAGGGCGTTCCCACCCATGCGGCGGCGGTCGCGGATGTCGAGCGTCCGCAGTCGCGCGAGGTATTCGAGGAGTTCTTCGGCTACATCGGCGAGACCGAACGTCAGGAGTTCGAGGATGCCTATGTGCGTGCCTTTGACTTCTCGCAGAACACGAACCTCTACCTCACGACGCACAACCGCACGGATTTCGGCAAGCAGGCGGAAGAACTGCTGCGCTACAAGCAGCTCTTCCTCGATGCGGGCTATGATCTCGAACGCGAACTGCCGGACTATCTGCCCGCACTCCTTGAGCTTGCGGCGGCAGTACCCGAGCGTGAATCGCTGCACATCCTCACCGAGGTGCGTCCGAAACTGGAGCTGCTGCGCGACCGTCTGATCGAGGCGAAGCTGCCCTACGCATTTCTTCTCGATGTCGTGCTCACGGAGGCATCCGCGCTCGAAGGGAGGACAGCATGA
- the narH gene encoding nitrate reductase subunit beta produces the protein MKIKAQIAMVMNLDKCIGCHTCSILCKNVWTNRRGAEYMYFNNVETKPGIGYPKQWENQEKWKGGWELRDGALALKTGGMMTRMAKLFYHPQQPEMDDYYEPWTYDYETLIHTKRRNHQPVARPRSLITQKRMEIKWGPNWEDDLADGQSARKDYNLAKMGQEITLEFHDIFMKHLPRLCNHCLNPACVAACPSGAIYKRDEDGVVLISQDGCRGWRHCVPSCPYKKIYYNWETNKAEKCTFCFPRLENGLPTVCSDGCVGRMRYIGVILYDADKVKAAASTPDPKDIYSAYLDALCDPNDPATVAAAQAAGIPDRWIRAAQNSPSYKLIAEWRLAFPLHPEYRTLPNVWYVPPLSPIARRVEEKVFFPGAAEMRIPVAYLAQLLTAGDEAAIERVLRVLLELRAVMRTKQTGEELPANLMHDIETYEAMYRLLGVAKRRDRFNIPAGVQDVTQDKLRELQGSVGYACPGGCC, from the coding sequence TTGAAGATTAAAGCACAGATTGCGATGGTCATGAATCTGGACAAGTGCATTGGCTGTCACACGTGCTCCATCCTCTGCAAAAATGTCTGGACGAACCGGCGCGGCGCAGAGTATATGTATTTCAACAACGTCGAGACGAAGCCCGGCATCGGCTATCCGAAGCAGTGGGAGAACCAGGAGAAGTGGAAGGGCGGCTGGGAGCTGCGGGACGGTGCGCTCGCGCTCAAGACGGGCGGCATGATGACGCGCATGGCGAAGCTGTTCTACCATCCGCAGCAGCCCGAGATGGACGACTACTACGAGCCGTGGACGTACGACTACGAAACGCTGATTCACACGAAGCGGCGCAACCATCAGCCCGTCGCGCGTCCGCGCTCACTGATTACGCAGAAGCGCATGGAGATCAAGTGGGGGCCGAACTGGGAGGACGATCTCGCCGACGGACAGTCCGCACGCAAGGACTACAATCTCGCGAAGATGGGGCAGGAGATCACGCTTGAGTTCCACGACATCTTTATGAAGCATCTGCCGCGCCTGTGTAACCACTGCCTCAACCCCGCGTGCGTGGCGGCGTGCCCCTCGGGTGCGATCTACAAGCGCGACGAGGACGGCGTGGTGCTGATCTCGCAGGACGGATGCCGCGGCTGGCGGCACTGCGTTCCGTCGTGTCCCTATAAAAAAATCTACTACAACTGGGAGACGAACAAGGCGGAAAAATGCACGTTCTGCTTCCCGCGTCTTGAGAACGGCCTGCCGACCGTGTGCAGCGACGGCTGTGTCGGGCGTATGCGCTATATCGGCGTCATTCTCTACGATGCGGACAAGGTCAAGGCGGCGGCATCCACACCCGACCCGAAGGACATCTACAGCGCGTACCTCGATGCCCTCTGCGATCCGAACGATCCCGCGACCGTTGCGGCGGCGCAGGCGGCGGGCATCCCCGACCGCTGGATCCGTGCGGCGCAGAACTCGCCGTCGTACAAGCTGATCGCCGAGTGGCGGCTCGCGTTTCCGCTCCATCCGGAGTATCGCACGCTGCCGAATGTCTGGTACGTGCCGCCCCTCAGCCCGATTGCACGACGCGTCGAGGAGAAGGTGTTCTTCCCGGGGGCGGCGGAGATGCGTATTCCTGTCGCCTACCTCGCGCAGCTGCTGACGGCGGGGGATGAGGCTGCAATCGAGCGCGTGCTGCGCGTCCTGCTCGAACTGCGTGCCGTCATGCGTACAAAGCAGACGGGTGAGGAACTGCCGGCGAACCTCATGCACGACATTGAGACGTATGAGGCGATGTACCGCCTCCTCGGCGTTGCCAAACGCCGCGACCGCTTCAACATCCCCGCAGGGGTGCAGGATGTTACACAGGACAAGCTGCGTGAGCTGCAGGGCTCGGTCGGCTATGCCTGCCCCGGGGGGTGCTGCTGA
- a CDS encoding nitrate reductase subunit alpha, with protein sequence MSSIFQKFKYLIPTSKSADGHNETHEGGRAWENMYRDRWSFDKTVRSTHGVNCTGSCSWNIHVKNGIVAWENQATDYPETAPDMPDFEPRGCPRGSTFSWYLYSPHRVKYPYMRGELAALWREARAAHPNAYEAWKSIASDPAKKKQYKQARGMGGFVRSNWQEVSELIAASVLYTAYTYGSDRIFGFSVIPAMSMLSYAAGIRFMQLMGGVGLSFYDWYADLPPASPQIWGEQTDVPESSDWYNAGYLITWGSNVPLTRTPDAHFMAEVRYKGTKVVSIAPDYAESSMFADTWIPLKVGSDSAMAMAMGHVILKEYYVDKTTPFFLEYTRKYTDFPFLVRIEQREDGTYVPGRMLSARDMGRDEKHSDFRYYVVDDVTGEIVIPNGTLAERWSTQEKWNIRAENRDTGAEICPRLSVWNDKTGTVEVELPYFGNDRAKRTLTRALPVRSVKTADGEVLVTTVYDLTLANYAIDRGIGGESAGSYEDDTPYTPAWQEKYTGISPDLVIKTAREIADNAIKTNGRTMIIMGGGINHWFHADAVYRTIINLLLFTGCEGRNGGGWAHYVGQEKLRPNEGWARIMSGSDWQGPPKLLNSTSFYYFATDQWRSDEIQTDAITAANEPARYNHAADYAVMAARLGWAPSYPTFNRGSNDIAADAKAAGFEGADGIKQYIVKSLKDKSLKFAWEDPDAPENFPRNLFVWRCNLLGSSAKGNDYFLKYLLGTENSIFQEEDCATRPQEVKWREKEELMQPGGALEGKLDLLVALDFRMAGNALYSDIVLPTATWYEKTDLSSTDMHPFVHPFQPAVDPLWESRTDWDIYRTLAQAVSEVAKDAKLTPYTNIAATPLGHDSEAELAQPDGVVRDWSKGECEPIPGKTMPNIASNTIDYTKLYEKWIALGPNAGGKTASHGNTWDSAEDYEEVRRRNGVITNKDYVSYGCPSIYEARQAIDAVLGMSPTTCGRTAVRAWEAVEKRTGLDNLVRLAKDREDERFTYDQVIAQPRETITAPTFTGSNQNRRYTPFTNNVEELIPFRTLTGRQHFYMDHEVMREFGEAQAIYRPILDFRPMNKSLNGTQKEITLKYLTPHNKWSTHSMYFDAQQMLTMFRGGQSVWMSEKDAAEIGVKDNDWIELYNRNGVVASRVVVSPRLPQGSVFMHHAQDRHINVPGSKISGTRAGTHNTPTHIHIKPTHLIGGYGQLSYGFNYYGPTGNQRDSYVVVRRMEEVDWLED encoded by the coding sequence GTGAGCAGCATCTTTCAAAAGTTCAAGTATCTGATTCCGACGTCGAAATCCGCAGACGGTCACAATGAGACGCACGAGGGCGGGCGCGCATGGGAGAACATGTACCGCGACCGCTGGTCGTTCGACAAGACGGTCCGCTCGACGCACGGGGTCAACTGCACGGGTTCGTGCAGCTGGAACATCCACGTCAAGAACGGCATTGTGGCGTGGGAGAATCAGGCGACGGACTATCCGGAGACGGCGCCGGATATGCCGGACTTCGAGCCGCGCGGCTGTCCGCGTGGGTCGACGTTTTCGTGGTATCTCTACAGCCCGCACCGCGTGAAGTACCCGTATATGCGCGGGGAACTCGCGGCTCTTTGGCGTGAGGCGCGTGCGGCGCATCCGAATGCGTACGAGGCGTGGAAGAGCATCGCCTCCGATCCCGCAAAGAAGAAGCAGTACAAGCAGGCGCGCGGCATGGGCGGCTTTGTGCGCTCGAACTGGCAGGAGGTCAGTGAGCTGATCGCCGCCTCCGTGCTCTACACGGCGTACACCTACGGCTCGGATCGCATCTTCGGCTTCTCTGTCATCCCCGCGATGTCGATGCTGAGCTATGCGGCGGGCATCCGCTTCATGCAGCTGATGGGCGGCGTCGGCCTCTCGTTCTATGACTGGTACGCCGACCTGCCGCCCGCGAGCCCGCAGATCTGGGGCGAGCAGACGGACGTGCCCGAGTCGAGCGACTGGTACAACGCGGGCTATCTCATCACATGGGGCTCGAACGTGCCGCTTACGCGTACGCCGGACGCGCATTTCATGGCTGAAGTTCGATACAAAGGCACAAAGGTCGTGTCGATTGCGCCCGACTATGCCGAGTCCTCGATGTTCGCCGATACGTGGATCCCGCTCAAGGTGGGCAGCGACTCGGCGATGGCGATGGCGATGGGACACGTCATTCTCAAAGAATATTATGTCGATAAGACAACACCGTTCTTTCTCGAATACACACGCAAATACACGGACTTCCCGTTCCTCGTGCGCATCGAGCAGCGCGAGGATGGCACGTATGTCCCGGGGCGTATGCTTTCTGCGCGTGACATGGGACGCGATGAAAAGCATTCCGATTTCCGTTACTACGTTGTGGACGATGTGACGGGGGAGATCGTCATTCCGAACGGTACGCTCGCCGAGCGTTGGTCGACGCAGGAGAAGTGGAACATCCGCGCCGAGAACCGCGACACGGGCGCGGAGATCTGCCCGCGTCTCTCCGTCTGGAACGACAAGACGGGGACGGTGGAGGTCGAGCTGCCGTACTTCGGCAACGACCGCGCCAAGCGTACGCTGACGCGTGCCCTTCCCGTGCGCAGCGTCAAGACGGCGGACGGCGAGGTGCTCGTGACGACGGTCTACGACCTCACGCTCGCAAACTATGCGATCGATCGCGGCATCGGCGGCGAGAGCGCAGGCTCGTACGAGGACGATACGCCGTACACGCCCGCATGGCAGGAGAAGTACACGGGCATTTCGCCCGATCTCGTCATCAAGACGGCACGCGAGATTGCGGACAACGCCATCAAGACGAACGGCAGAACCATGATTATCATGGGCGGCGGCATCAACCACTGGTTCCACGCGGATGCGGTCTACCGCACGATCATCAACCTCCTGCTCTTCACGGGCTGCGAGGGGCGCAACGGCGGCGGCTGGGCGCACTACGTCGGGCAGGAGAAGCTGCGCCCGAACGAGGGCTGGGCGCGCATCATGAGCGGGTCGGACTGGCAGGGTCCGCCGAAGCTGCTCAATTCCACCTCGTTCTACTACTTTGCGACCGACCAGTGGCGCAGCGACGAGATCCAGACGGATGCGATTACGGCGGCAAATGAGCCGGCGCGTTACAACCACGCGGCAGACTATGCCGTCATGGCGGCGCGTCTCGGGTGGGCGCCGTCCTATCCGACGTTCAACCGCGGCTCGAACGACATCGCGGCGGATGCAAAGGCGGCGGGCTTCGAGGGTGCGGACGGCATCAAGCAGTACATCGTCAAAAGTCTCAAGGACAAGAGCCTCAAATTCGCTTGGGAGGATCCCGATGCTCCCGAGAATTTCCCGCGCAACCTCTTTGTCTGGCGCTGCAACCTGCTCGGCTCGTCCGCGAAGGGCAACGATTACTTCCTCAAGTATCTCCTCGGCACGGAGAACAGCATTTTCCAGGAGGAGGACTGTGCGACGCGCCCGCAGGAGGTGAAGTGGCGCGAGAAGGAGGAGCTCATGCAGCCGGGCGGTGCGCTTGAGGGCAAGCTCGATCTGCTCGTTGCCCTCGATTTCCGCATGGCGGGCAACGCACTCTACTCCGACATCGTGCTGCCGACGGCGACATGGTACGAGAAAACGGATCTTTCCTCGACGGATATGCATCCGTTTGTCCATCCGTTTCAGCCCGCAGTCGATCCGCTCTGGGAGTCGCGCACGGACTGGGACATCTACCGCACACTGGCACAGGCGGTGTCTGAGGTGGCAAAGGACGCAAAGCTCACGCCGTACACGAACATCGCCGCGACCCCGCTCGGACACGACAGCGAGGCGGAGCTGGCGCAGCCGGACGGCGTGGTGCGCGACTGGAGCAAGGGCGAGTGCGAGCCGATCCCCGGCAAGACCATGCCGAACATCGCCTCGAATACGATTGACTACACGAAGCTCTACGAAAAGTGGATTGCGCTCGGCCCGAATGCGGGCGGCAAGACGGCGAGCCACGGCAATACGTGGGACTCGGCGGAGGACTACGAGGAGGTTCGCCGGCGCAACGGCGTGATTACGAACAAGGACTATGTGTCCTACGGCTGCCCCTCCATCTACGAGGCGCGGCAGGCGATTGATGCGGTGCTCGGGATGTCCCCGACTACCTGCGGCAGGACGGCAGTCCGCGCATGGGAGGCGGTCGAAAAGCGCACGGGTCTCGACAACCTCGTACGTCTCGCGAAGGATCGCGAGGACGAGCGGTTCACCTACGATCAGGTCATCGCGCAGCCGCGTGAAACCATCACGGCACCGACGTTTACAGGCAGCAACCAGAACCGCCGCTACACTCCCTTTACGAACAACGTGGAGGAGCTCATTCCGTTCCGCACGCTGACGGGACGGCAGCATTTCTACATGGATCACGAGGTCATGCGCGAGTTTGGCGAGGCACAGGCGATCTATCGTCCGATTCTCGACTTCCGCCCGATGAACAAGTCGCTGAACGGCACACAGAAGGAAATTACGCTGAAGTACCTCACGCCCCATAACAAGTGGAGCACGCACAGTATGTACTTCGATGCGCAGCAGATGCTCACGATGTTCCGCGGCGGACAGAGCGTCTGGATGAGCGAGAAGGACGCGGCGGAGATCGGCGTGAAGGACAACGACTGGATCGAGCTGTACAACCGCAACGGTGTCGTCGCCTCGCGCGTCGTCGTCTCGCCGCGCCTCCCGCAGGGCAGTGTCTTTATGCACCACGCGCAGGACCGCCACATCAACGTGCCGGGCTCGAAGATCTCGGGCACGCGCGCGGGTACGCACAACACGCCGACGCACATCCACATCAAGCCCACCCACCTCATCGGCGGCTACGGGCAGCTCAGCTACGGTTTCAACTACTACGGCCCGACGGGCAATCAGCGCGACTCGTACGTTGTCGTGCGGCGCATGGAGGAGGTAGATTGGCTTGAAGATTAA
- a CDS encoding cysteine desulfurase family protein, whose protein sequence is MNKRMIYADHAATTALSERALAVALPFFRENYGNASSAYSFGKRARKAVERAREQVACTVGAHAAEIVFTAGGSEGNNTVLRGVVEEARQQGSKSVHIVVSAIEHPSILMTCRALERCGVEVSYLPVSRAGRVSSASVIGALRTDTRLVSVMYANNEVGTVQPIAEIAEALAGRGIPFHTDAVQAVGHIPVDVRELGVTYLTASGHKFYGMKGTGFLYQKAGAELPALIAGGGQERGWRAGTENTAGIVALGEALTESCECMADEAVRLHGLVSYTVQEIRANLPETRVHGEGGAHLPGLVNIGVPDVRGESLVHLLDLKGICVSAASACSAGTDVPSHVLLAMGYSEKEAMEALRISYGRETTEQDADDVVRAIVGTVAKMRAL, encoded by the coding sequence GTGAATAAACGGATGATATATGCGGATCACGCGGCGACGACCGCGCTCTCGGAGAGAGCGCTTGCTGTCGCTTTGCCTTTTTTTCGGGAGAACTACGGGAATGCATCGAGTGCCTATTCGTTTGGCAAGCGGGCGCGAAAAGCTGTCGAGCGGGCGCGTGAACAAGTGGCGTGCACTGTTGGAGCGCACGCGGCGGAGATCGTATTTACGGCGGGGGGCTCAGAGGGGAACAATACTGTTCTGCGCGGTGTGGTGGAGGAGGCGCGGCAACAGGGCAGCAAGTCTGTGCATATCGTTGTCAGTGCGATCGAGCATCCGTCGATTCTCATGACGTGCAGGGCTTTGGAGCGGTGTGGTGTAGAAGTTTCCTACTTGCCTGTTTCGCGAGCGGGGCGCGTTTCGTCTGCGTCTGTTATCGGTGCACTACGCACGGATACGCGTCTAGTGTCTGTTATGTATGCCAATAATGAGGTCGGAACGGTTCAGCCCATTGCTGAGATTGCCGAAGCGTTGGCGGGGCGCGGTATCCCCTTTCACACCGATGCGGTGCAGGCGGTCGGGCATATTCCCGTTGATGTTCGGGAGCTCGGCGTAACGTATCTCACTGCATCGGGGCATAAATTCTACGGGATGAAGGGGACGGGATTCCTCTATCAAAAGGCAGGCGCGGAGCTGCCCGCGCTGATTGCGGGCGGCGGGCAGGAGCGCGGATGGCGTGCGGGGACGGAGAACACGGCGGGGATTGTCGCATTGGGCGAAGCTCTGACGGAGAGTTGTGAATGTATGGCGGATGAGGCCGTGCGTCTACATGGGCTTGTGTCATATACGGTGCAGGAGATTCGGGCGAATCTGCCCGAGACACGCGTACATGGAGAAGGGGGGGCGCACTTGCCGGGACTGGTGAATATTGGCGTTCCAGATGTGCGGGGCGAGTCCCTTGTGCATTTGCTCGATCTCAAGGGCATTTGTGTTTCGGCGGCATCTGCCTGCAGCGCAGGGACGGATGTGCCGTCTCATGTACTTCTTGCAATGGGATACAGTGAGAAGGAAGCAATGGAAGCACTACGCATCTCCTACGGACGGGAGACTACGGAACAGGATGCTGATGATGTGGTGCGAGCGATTGTGGGGACTGTTGCAAAAATGAGGGCGTTGTGA
- the brxL gene encoding BREX system Lon protease-like protein BrxL, which translates to MLMIDKLKNAFDEMIVYKDLKKSSFLSALGLPSFLRDWLLKRFANADGVFDAEELASFVHRFLPRKEEWTAIKSRIVIEREQVKLLARISIDIDIKTGAVSFSLPDFGLMSKETMIEEHVWQDCKDELVAARETWGMVELGYRPPAGKSVQDKGKIKLVTFKSFCPYTIDLDYYKDARRDFTTEEWMDVLLGAVDYNPAGYASEEEKLTMLTRLLPFAEKKLNLIELAPKGTGKSYLFGRVSRFGWLASGGVMSRAKMFYDVARRQDGLVTNHDFVTLDEVQTITFPDVDEMRGALKSFCENGYCNIGTHRVDGDAGVILCGNIKKEVMDQDGYGNMFEELPKVFHESALIERFHGFIKGWNIPRMTEDLKVSGWALNSEYFSTILHQLRDDLSYRAIVDEIVEVPEEADTRDTEAIKRIATAYMKLLFPHIRTAADVNVREFDRYCLRRAHKMRDTVKIQLGVLDIEYRGKDVPKLRLREI; encoded by the coding sequence ATGTTGATGATCGATAAGCTCAAAAATGCTTTTGATGAGATGATTGTTTACAAGGATTTGAAGAAGAGCAGTTTTCTTTCGGCACTCGGACTTCCTTCTTTCCTTCGTGATTGGCTTTTGAAGCGGTTTGCAAATGCGGACGGTGTATTTGACGCCGAGGAACTTGCGAGCTTTGTGCATCGCTTTTTGCCGCGGAAGGAAGAATGGACGGCAATCAAGAGCCGCATTGTGATCGAACGGGAGCAGGTAAAGCTGCTTGCACGTATTTCGATTGATATTGATATTAAGACGGGCGCGGTGTCCTTTTCTTTGCCGGACTTTGGACTGATGAGTAAGGAGACCATGATCGAGGAGCATGTCTGGCAGGACTGCAAGGATGAACTCGTTGCGGCGCGTGAGACGTGGGGGATGGTGGAGCTGGGCTACCGTCCACCAGCTGGAAAGTCAGTACAGGACAAAGGGAAAATCAAACTCGTCACATTTAAGAGCTTCTGCCCCTATACGATTGATTTGGACTACTATAAGGACGCACGACGGGACTTCACAACCGAAGAATGGATGGATGTGTTGCTGGGGGCGGTGGACTACAACCCCGCAGGGTATGCGAGTGAGGAAGAGAAGCTGACGATGCTGACACGGCTCCTCCCCTTTGCCGAAAAGAAGTTGAACCTCATCGAACTCGCACCGAAGGGGACGGGGAAATCCTATCTATTTGGGCGCGTAAGCCGCTTCGGCTGGTTGGCGAGCGGTGGTGTGATGAGCCGTGCAAAGATGTTCTATGATGTGGCACGGCGACAGGACGGGCTTGTGACGAATCATGATTTTGTGACGCTGGATGAGGTGCAGACGATCACGTTCCCCGATGTGGATGAGATGCGCGGCGCACTCAAGTCCTTCTGTGAGAATGGATACTGCAATATCGGAACGCATCGCGTGGACGGGGATGCCGGTGTGATTCTCTGCGGAAATATCAAGAAAGAGGTTATGGATCAGGATGGCTATGGCAATATGTTTGAGGAACTGCCGAAGGTGTTCCATGAGTCGGCTCTGATCGAGCGCTTTCACGGATTTATCAAGGGGTGGAATATCCCGCGTATGACGGAGGATCTGAAGGTCTCCGGCTGGGCGCTGAACTCGGAGTATTTCTCGACGATTCTTCATCAGCTGCGCGATGATTTGTCTTATCGCGCCATCGTGGATGAGATCGTGGAGGTGCCGGAGGAAGCCGATACGCGCGATACGGAGGCGATCAAGCGCATTGCAACGGCATATATGAAGCTGCTCTTCCCTCATATCCGTACGGCGGCAGATGTCAATGTGCGCGAGTTTGATCGCTACTGTTTGCGGCGGGCACACAAGATGCGCGATACGGTCAAGATACAGCTGGGCGTTCTGGATATTGAGTACAGGGGCAAGGATGTACCGAAGCTGCGACTGCGGGAGATATAG
- the pglZ gene encoding BREX-4 system phosphatase PglZ produces MVPDLTAVERYLQDRERTPFFLFAGDSVYAQLRHRLQGLGLHLLTLSSLSSEEDRLPLPDDIVTTIKTKAQSGEKILLIGLAEYLALCGEEAARRLFSRLKSMPCGDGAALLLLRGFFRYASELSEDPRIANGERRLALRRSAEDAAEDSVLGMDVSLSVLPPEIPVEAGIHGARSLLAVLEQGRGGVHIVHSRQSFPHALLRVHHVRDAFGVISHFCEEFALLCSCGTEAEWQRLLQELSKEQWKMSAVFAHYGLDGDLAQLFHERTNASDFDRWLYFIALRLAGDDMAKKYPYLFFAAQQAESAAGLRTAVIHAISNMSLQNPEFQKLYQERKRLLRNCSEAEMAEFVRKNRRIRAERIYRLTDLTEVEREDMIAALSHDADDGYDDWKNCGILQTVYPSLYAYASDYVFKDCARAAELTEYFIAYKRQKLSNCLEEMFLSKVDALAAARIYNELPARESLLDGVPQEGTHLFWLDALGVEYLALIGAFSKQLGLKIRVQVGRAMLPTITSVNRAFYAQWQGSKAASKRLDDLKHGEESRYNYTLEKHPIHLAKEIDVIEEMMRDAATQLAAGKCRRFVIVSDHGASRLAVRREKEEKYETDTRGEHSGRCCRMFSNYAHDLPFATEEGDYLVLADYGRFKGSRKASVEVHGGASLEEVLVPLITLERADGQTVHVSLADENVFVDRKTGLRLALFADAPINALGIVWQGKFYAGQMQDAQHFVVQLPDLTHAGTYSLAVYEGDTPLNVLVVEAQSKGMKMNDDFDF; encoded by the coding sequence ATGGTGCCGGATTTGACAGCTGTCGAGCGATATTTGCAGGACAGGGAGCGAACGCCGTTCTTCCTCTTTGCGGGGGACTCGGTCTATGCGCAGCTGCGCCACAGGCTGCAAGGTCTGGGGCTTCATTTGCTTACGCTGAGTTCGCTTTCCTCTGAGGAGGATCGGCTGCCGCTTCCCGATGACATTGTTACGACCATCAAAACGAAGGCGCAGAGCGGTGAGAAGATCCTCCTCATCGGCTTGGCGGAATATCTCGCCCTGTGTGGGGAGGAGGCGGCGCGCCGTCTCTTTTCCCGTCTCAAGTCGATGCCCTGTGGGGATGGTGCCGCTCTACTTCTGCTGCGCGGATTTTTCCGTTATGCGTCGGAGCTGTCCGAGGATCCCCGTATCGCAAACGGTGAGCGTCGCTTGGCACTGCGGCGCAGTGCCGAAGATGCGGCGGAGGACTCTGTGCTGGGGATGGATGTCTCCCTGAGCGTATTGCCGCCGGAGATTCCTGTGGAGGCGGGAATACACGGTGCACGGTCTTTGCTGGCGGTATTGGAGCAGGGACGCGGCGGTGTCCACATTGTCCATAGTCGGCAGAGCTTTCCCCATGCGCTCCTTCGTGTTCATCATGTGAGGGATGCGTTTGGGGTGATTTCGCATTTTTGTGAGGAATTTGCCCTCCTGTGCTCTTGCGGGACGGAGGCGGAATGGCAGCGGCTCTTGCAGGAACTCTCCAAGGAACAGTGGAAGATGTCTGCCGTGTTCGCGCACTACGGACTGGACGGAGATTTGGCACAGCTTTTTCATGAGCGAACCAATGCCTCTGACTTTGATAGATGGTTGTATTTTATTGCCCTGCGGCTGGCAGGGGACGACATGGCGAAGAAGTATCCCTATCTTTTCTTTGCCGCACAGCAGGCGGAAAGTGCCGCAGGACTTCGTACGGCGGTTATTCATGCCATCTCAAATATGTCGCTTCAAAATCCAGAGTTTCAGAAGCTGTATCAGGAGCGGAAACGTCTCCTGCGCAATTGCTCTGAGGCAGAAATGGCGGAGTTTGTGCGGAAAAATCGCAGAATTCGTGCAGAGCGCATCTACCGTTTGACGGATCTGACGGAGGTGGAGCGCGAGGATATGATCGCGGCACTTTCGCATGATGCAGATGATGGCTATGATGACTGGAAAAATTGTGGGATTTTGCAAACGGTCTATCCCTCGCTCTATGCTTATGCCTCTGACTATGTGTTCAAGGATTGTGCACGGGCAGCGGAACTGACGGAGTATTTCATTGCCTACAAGCGGCAGAAGCTCAGCAACTGTCTCGAAGAGATGTTCCTATCTAAAGTAGATGCGCTTGCTGCGGCGCGGATTTATAATGAGCTCCCTGCGCGTGAGTCGCTGTTGGATGGTGTTCCGCAGGAGGGGACGCATCTCTTTTGGCTGGATGCGCTCGGCGTGGAGTATCTCGCCCTGATTGGGGCGTTTAGCAAACAGCTCGGATTGAAGATACGGGTGCAGGTGGGGCGTGCGATGCTCCCGACGATTACCTCGGTGAATCGGGCGTTTTACGCGCAATGGCAGGGCAGTAAAGCGGCAAGCAAGCGACTGGATGATCTGAAACATGGCGAGGAGAGCCGCTACAACTATACGCTGGAGAAACATCCGATTCACCTTGCGAAGGAAATAGATGTAATCGAAGAGATGATGCGTGATGCTGCGACGCAGCTTGCGGCAGGAAAGTGCCGCAGGTTTGTCATTGTGAGCGATCACGGAGCCTCTCGTCTGGCGGTGCGCAGAGAGAAGGAGGAGAAGTACGAGACGGATACGAGGGGGGAGCATTCGGGGCGGTGCTGCCGTATGTTTTCGAACTATGCACATGATTTGCCTTTTGCAACGGAGGAGGGCGACTACCTCGTGCTTGCCGACTACGGCAGGTTCAAGGGCAGCCGTAAGGCGAGTGTGGAGGTACACGGCGGCGCATCGTTGGAAGAGGTGCTTGTGCCGCTCATCACATTGGAGCGTGCCGATGGGCAGACGGTTCATGTGAGCCTTGCGGATGAAAATGTGTTTGTGGATCGTAAGACCGGGCTTCGCCTCGCTCTTTTTGCCGATGCGCCGATCAACGCATTGGGGATTGTTTGGCAAGGTAAATTTTATGCGGGGCAAATGCAGGATGCCCAGCATTTCGTGGTGCAGCTTCCCGATCTTACGCACGCCGGCACATACAGTCTTGCGGTATATGAGGGGGATACTCCCCTGAACGTGCTTGTGGTAGAGGCGCAGAGCAAAGGGATGAAGATGAATGATGATTTTGACTTCTGA